In one window of Nocardia brasiliensis DNA:
- a CDS encoding YbaB/EbfC family nucleoid-associated protein, with the protein MANERLKADAAMMMEALHEQMLGIARIQRDRSRLTATATACEKRITVTVNADGVLIETRFADDIGDLSHEEIAAAMTEVVQAAARKVTQQTRLLMEPLRERKSQLPRLSDLLEDAPDLGSVAPTAPPVSCAPPHSPQRRYDDADTGFGDAAPFEGRRSMVSDHDD; encoded by the coding sequence GTGGCGAACGAACGGCTGAAGGCCGATGCCGCGATGATGATGGAAGCGCTGCACGAACAGATGCTCGGCATCGCCCGGATCCAGCGGGATCGGTCCCGGCTCACCGCCACCGCCACCGCCTGCGAGAAGCGGATCACGGTGACCGTCAACGCCGATGGTGTACTGATCGAGACCCGCTTCGCCGACGACATCGGCGACCTGAGCCACGAGGAGATCGCCGCGGCGATGACCGAGGTGGTGCAGGCCGCCGCGCGCAAGGTGACCCAGCAGACCAGGTTGCTCATGGAACCGTTGCGGGAGCGCAAATCTCAGTTGCCGCGGCTGTCCGATCTGCTCGAGGACGCGCCGGACCTCGGTTCGGTCGCGCCGACCGCGCCGCCGGTGTCGTGCGCGCCGCCGCATTCGCCGCAGCGGCGCTATGACGACGCGGACACCGGCTTCGGTGACGCGGCACCGTTCGAGGGGCGACGGTCGATGGTCAGCGACCACGACGACTGA